The DNA region ATGCTGGCTCCCGTTCGTTTCGAGGGGGAGGTGCGGCTTATCACGCAGGAAATCTGGGCCGACGTGCTCGGGTACGTCCGCAAGAACATCACGGAAGTCGAGTACCACACCTGGTTCGCGCCCATGAAGAACCTGGGCGTCCAGGAGGGTTCGCTGGTGCTGGGTGTGCGCAACTCGTTCGCCCAGGACTTCGTACGCAGGCAGTATCAGGGCCTGCTCGAAGACGCCCTGCGCTCGCTCGGCGCGCAGCACCCGCAGGTGAGTTTCCAGGTGCTTCCCGCCGTGCAGGAGGCGATGATCCTCCCGCAGGACCCACCGCCCCCGCCCTCGCCGCCGGGCGGCAAGCCCCCGCCGCGCAGCCCGGTCATTCTGGTCCCGGGCGAGAACCGCAAGACCCTCAACCCGAAGTACACCTTCGAGAACTTCGTGGTGGGCCCCAACAACAACCTGGCGAATGCGGCGGCCCTGGCGGTCGCGGACGCGCCCGGCAAAGCGTACAATCCCCTCTTCATTTACGGGGACGTGGGGCTGGGCAAGACGCACCTGATGCACGCGGTCGGGCACTACATGGCCGAGCGTTTCCCCGAGAAGCGCATCGAGTACGTCTCCACCGAGTCCTTCACGAACGACCTGATCAACGCGATCCGCGACGACCGGATGACCCAGTTCCGGAACCGCTACCGCTCGGTGGACCTGCTGCTCGTGGACGACATTCAGTTCCTGGGGGGCAAGGAGCGCACCCAGGAGGAGTTCTTTCACACCTTCAACGCGCTCTACGAGAGCCACAAGCAGATCATCCTGAGTTCGGACCGTCCTCCCAAGGACATCGAGACGCTTGCGGGGCGCCTGCGCAGCCGCTTCGAGTGGGGCCTGATCACCGATATCCAGACCCCCGAGTTCGAGACGCGGGTGGCGATCCTCAAGATGAATGCCGAGCACAACCGCATCGACATCCCGCAGGAGGTGCTCGAACTGATCGCCCGGCAGGTCACGAGCAACATACGTGAGCTGGAGGGTGCGCTGATGCGGGTGGTGGCCTTCGCCAGCCTGAACAACGTCCCCTTCTCCCGCGCGGTGGCCGCCCGGGCGCTGAGCAACGTCTTCACGCCCCATGAGGTCAAGATCGAGATGATGGACGTGCTGCGGCAGGTTGCCTCCCACTTCAACCTGCCGCCCGACGTCATCCGTGGCTCCGGCCGCGTCCGCGAGGTCGTCGTGCCGCGCCAGGTCGCCATGTACCTCGTTCGCGAGCTGACCTCCCACTCCCTCCCCGAGATCGGCCAGTTCTTCGGGCGTGACCACTCCACGGTCATGCACGCTGTCTCCAAGGTCACCGAGCAACTGGGCAAGGACGAGGAGTTGACGGCCGCCCTCGACACCCTTCGGCGCCAAATCAAAGGTGTGGAAGATGAGGAAATAGGTGCGTAATTTCATTCTTTTTTTTCCTGTAAGCAGAAAAAGTTCCAAAATCCGTTCCAAACACCTGTGTAAACTTTCACGACCTGTGGAAAAGGTTGTGGATAACCTGTGGATAAGTGGCTTTTCCCTGTGGATAACCCTGTGGAAAAGTCGGCCAGTTATCCACAGGCTGAGCCCCCTGTGGATAAGTCGGGAGTTATCCACAGCTTATCCACAGGTTTCCACAGGCTGCCTGTGGATAACTTTCGTGCGCCCAGCGCGGCCCGAATAGGGTTTTCCACAGTTTCCACAGGCCCTATTACTACTACTACTATCTTTTTATCTTCTACAGAGCAGGTAAAAGATAAAAGAAGACAGACCCGGAACCGAGAGAGGCCAGAGACCCAAAAGATGAGAGCGCACGTCACCAAGAAGACCCTGAGTGAAGGACTCGGCCTGTTGGAACGGGTCGTGCCCAGTCGCAGCAGCAATCCCCTCCTGACCTCCCTGAAGGTGGAGCCTTCCGAAGCGGGCCTGACCCTCAGCGGCACCAACCTCGAAATCGACCTCTCGTGCTTCGTGCCTGCAGAGGTGCAAGACCCGCAGAGCTTCGTGGTGCCCGCGCACCTGTTCGCGCAGATCGTCCGCAACCTGGGTGGGGAACTCGTCGAACTCGAACTGAGCGGCGCCGAACTCGCCGTGCGGGCGGGCGGCTCGGACTTCAAGCTCCAGACGGGTGACCTGGGCGCCTACCCGCCGCTGAGCTTTCCGAACCACGCCGACCTGAGCCTCGACGCTGCCGAGCTTTCCCGGGCGCTCGGCAGCGTGCGCTACGCCGCGAGCAACGAGGCGTTCCAGGCGGTCTTCCGGGGCATCAAACTCGAACACCGCGCCACCGGGGCCCGCGTCGTCGCCTCCGACGGCTACCGGGTTGCCATCCGGGACTTCCCGGCGAACGGCGACGGACGCAGCCTGATCGTGCCCGCCCGCAGCGCCGATGAACTGATTCGGGTCCTCAAGGACGGCGAGGCACGCTTCACGTACGGCGAGGGGATGCTCAGCGTCACCACCGACCGGGTGCGGATGAACCTCAAGCTCCTCGACGGCGACTTTCCCGACTACGAGCGGGTGATCCCCAAGGACATCAAGCTTCAGGTGACCCTGCCCGCCACCGCCTTGAAGGAGGCCGTGGGCCGGGTGGCCGTCCTCGCCGACAAGAACGCGAACAACCGGGTCGAGTTCCTGGTGACCGAGGGCAAGCTGCGGCTGGCCGCCGAGGGGGACTACGGCCGCGCGCAGGACACCGTGGACGTGGTGCAGGGTGGCCCCGAACCCGCCATGAGCCTCGCCTTCAACGCCCGTCACGTGCTCGACGCCCTGGGTCCGGTGGAGGGGGACGCCGAACTCCTCTTCTCGGGCTCCACGAGCCCCGCCATCTTCCGGGGAAGCGGGGGAGGCGGGTACATGGCCGTGATCGTCACGCTGCGCGTTTAAGGGGCCAATCAGGGGCAAGAAGGGGCATGTTTGCCCGGCAGCTTTCCTCCGACCTGAACCCGCCCGAATGCGGACGTGCTTTAGACCGCCGCCGACACGGGGATCGTGGGCCCGCTTATAGTGTGCCGGGTACACCTAGCGCCCCGGCCCGACCCGGCTGGGGGCTCAGGCTTGAAGCGCAGGTTCGACTCAGGGAGGGAAAGCCATGAACATCGAGAAAGTCATCGCCCGTGAAGTGCTCGACTCGCGCGGGAACCCGACCGTCGAGGCCGAAGTCCACCTCGACAGCGGCTTTTCGGGGCGCGCCATCGTGCCGTCGGGGGCGAGCACGGGGTCCCACGAGGCGCTGGAGCTGCGTGACGGCGGCCCCCGCTACGGTGGCAAGGGCGTGCAACAGGCCGTCCAGAACGTGAACGAGGTCCTGGGCCCCGCCGTAGTCGGCCTCGACGCCTCCGAGCAGGGCGCGGTGGACGCCGCGATGCTCGAAGCGGACGGCAGCCCGAACAAGGGCCGTCTGGGCGGCAACGCCATTCTCGCCGTCAGCCTCGCCACCGCCCGCGCCGCCGCGAACGAGCTGGGGGTCCCTCTCTACCGCTACCTGGGCGGCAGCAACGCCAAGACGCTTCCCGTCCCGATGATGAACGTGATCAACGGCGGCGCGCACGCCGACAACTCGGTGGACTTCCAGGAGTTCATGGTGATGCCCGTCGGCGCCCCGACCTTCCGCGAGGGGTTGCGTTACGGGGCCGAGACCTTTCACGCGCTCAAGAAGGTGCTCAGCGGGCGCGGCTACAACACGAACGTGGGCGACGAGGGCGGCTTCGCCCCCGACCTGAAGAGCAACGAGGAGGCCCTCGAAGTCCTCCTCGAAGCGATCCAGAAGGCCGGGTACGAGCCCGGCCAGGACATCTGCATCGCGCTCGACCCCGCCGTGACCGAGCTGTACAAGGACGGCCAGTACGTGCTGGAGAGCGAGGGCCGCACCCTCTCGACGGGGGAGATGGTGGACTTCTGGGCGGACTGGTCCTCGCGCTACCCCATCGTGAGCATCGAGGACGGTCTGGCGGAGGACGACTGGGACGGCTGGCGACTCCTGACCCAGCGCATCGGCGACCGGGTGCAACTGGTCGGTGACGACCTCTTCGTGACAAACCCCGAGCGGCTCTCTCGCGGCATCGAGACGGGGGTGGGCAACGCGATCCTGGTGAAGGTGAACCAGATCGGCAGCCTCACCGAGTCGATGGACGCCATAGAGCTCGCCAAGCGAAACCGCTACGGTACCATCATCAGCCACCGCTCGGGCGAGTCGGAGGACACCTTCATCGCCGACCTCGCCGTCGCCACGAACGCCGGGCAGATCAAGACGGGCTCGGCCAGCCGATCCGACCGCGTCGCCAAGTACAACCAGCTCCTGCGCATTGAGGACGCGCTGGGGGCTTCGGCGGTGTACCTGGGGCGTAAGGCGCTGAGGTAGAGCGGTCAGCCGTCAGCGATCAGCTTTCAGGAGCGGCTGACGGCTGATCGCTGATTGCTGACTGCCCCTGGAAACGATCCCACACACAGGAAGCAGGAACTCAACATGAAACACTTCGACAGAGCAACCAAAATCGTCGCCACCGTCGGCCCGGCGAGCCGCAGCCCCGAGGTGCTGGGGCGGATGATCGACGCGGGCCTGAACGTGGTCCGCATGAACTTCAGTCACGGTGACCCCGAGGACCACCGCCAGACGGTGCAGATGGTGCGGGAACTCGCCGCGCGCAAAGGCGTGACGGTGGGCATCTTGCAAGACCTCCAGGGGCCGAAGATCCGGGTGGGGCGCTTCCGCGAGGGGGCCGTGACGCTGGAGCCGGGGCAGAAGTTCACGATCACGATGGACGACGTGGAGGGCGACGAGACGCGGGTGAGCAGCACCTACCGGGGGCTGGCGCTCGACGTTCACCCCGGCATGACCCTGCTCCTCGACGACGGCAACCTGAACCTGAGGGTGGATCAGGTGCGCGGCAACGACGTGCAGACCACGGTGGTGATCGGGGGCGTGCTGAAGAACAACAAGGGGATCAACGTGCCCCAGGCCGACCTCGCCGTGCCTGCCCTCTCCGACAAGGACGTGCAGGACATGGAGTTCGGGGCGGGGCTCGGGGTGGACTGGGTAGCCCTCTCCTTCGTGCGCTCGCGCGACGACCTGCTGCTCGCCCGGCACTACCTCGCCCGCTTCGGCTCGCGCGCCAAGCTGATGGCGAAGATCGAGAAGCCCCAGGCGGTGGACCGCTTCGAGGACATCCTGCGCGAGGTGGACGGCATCATGGTGGCGCGCGGCGACCTCGGCGTGGAGATGCGCCCCGAGCAGGTGCCCACCATCCAGAAACGCCTGATCCGGTTATGCCGCGAGGTCGGCAAACCCGTCATCACCGCGACCCAGATGCTGGAGAGCATGATCAACCTGCCGCGTCCCACCCGCGCCGAGGCGTCCGACGTGGCAAACGCGATCTACGACGGCACCGACGCGGTGATGCTGAGTGCGGAGTCGGCCGCCGGGCACTACCCGGTCGAGGCGGTCGCCATGATGGACCGCATCGCCCGGGAGGCCGAGGGGAGCGAGCACTACAAGGTGCTTCAGCGTCAGGTCGTGATCGAGACTGAGCTTGCCCAGGACTCCATCGCCGCAGCGGCCTGCTCCATCGGCGAGAAGCTGGATACGCCTGTCATCGTGACCTTTACCAGCACGGGCGGCGCGGCGACCCGCATCGCCAAGAACCGGCCCCCGCTGGCGATCCTGGCCCTGACCCCCAACGAGCAGACCCGCAACCAGCTCGCGCTGTCCTGGGGCGTGGTGCCCATGCTCAGCGAGGACCCCCACGACACCGACGACATGGTCCGCATCGCCAACGACGAGCTGAAAAAGAGCGGCCTCGCCGACGTGGGCGACCGCTACGTGATCACGGCGGGCGTGCCCTTCGGCGTGCGCGGCACGACCAACATGCTCCGCGTCGAGCGGCTGCGCGAGGAGGATCTGAGCGACCGAGTCTAGGCTGGGTCGGCCTCGCTGACCGGCCACCGATCAAAGACGACCAGCCCACCACGCCCGTGTGATGGGCCGGTCAGGTTTTTATCCACAGGGCGCGGGCTTTTCCACACTCGGGCTGTGGATAACTTCCAGGCTCGTCAGTGCTTGATGCCCGCCAGGACGTTATCCACAGCCTCAGGGGTTATCCACAGCGTCCTGTGCATAACTTTTGGGTTTCCGGGGACCCAACCCCTTTTCTGATGGCCTGACAGGAGGCCCGTAAAGGTGCCTTGAAGGGTTGGGGTGGCTAGGACCCCGGGACGAGCCGCGCGAAGCGGTCCTTGCCCTTCTGGATGACCGCGCCGCCCCCCTCCAGGGTGAGGGTCCCCTGCGGTTCGAGGTAGGGTTCGCCGTCGAGCCTCAGCCCCCGGTTCTGGATCAGCTTGCGCGCAGCCCCCAGGCTGGGCTCGAAGCCCGCGAGCACGGCGAGCCGCGCCATGCTGATCTTGCCCTCGGGATTGAGTTCGGAGGCGGGGACGGTCACCGTGGGGATATTCTCGGGAATGCCGCCCTTCGCCACCGAGCGGAAGCGCGCCTCGGCGGCGCCCGGGTCGGCGTCGGGGTGCAGCCAGGCCACCACCTCGCGGGCGAGTTCGCGGTGGGCGGCGACGGGGTGCCCGGCGAGGAGTTCCAGGGTCCGCTCACGGGGAAGGTCGGTCAGCAGCGTGAGGTAGTTCTCCAGCAGGGGGTCGGGGACCTTCATCAACCCCGCGAACATCAGGTGCGGCTCGTCGGTCAGGCCGATGTAGTTGCCCAGGCTCTTGGACATCTTCTCGACCCCGTCGAGGCCGACGAGGAGGGGCAGCGTCATCACGACCTGCGGCTCCTGCCCGTCGTCGCGTTGCAGGGCGCGGCCCACGAGGTTGTTGAACAGTTGGTCGGTGCCGCCGAGTTCTACGTCCGACCGCAGCGCCACCGAGTCGTACCCCTGGGTGAGCGGGTAGAGGAGTTCGTGCACGGCAATGGGCACGCCGCCTTCAAAGCGTTTTTTGAAGTCGTCGCGTTCCATAATGCGGGCCACCGTATAGCGGCTCGCCAGCCGGATCACGTCGGCGTAGCCCATCGGCTCCAGCCACTCGCCGTTGTAACGAATCTCCAGCACCTCGGGGTCGTCGCGCAGGACGAGTTTGCACTGGTCGAGGTAGCTCCTCGCGTTCGCGCGGGTTTCCTCCAGCGTCAGGGGCGGGCGCGTCTTGGACTTGCCGCTGGGGTCGCCGATCATCGCGGTGAAGTCGCCGATCAGCATGATGACCTTGTGCCCGAGGTCCTGAAACTGCCGCATCTTGCGCAGAATGACCGCGTGCCCGAGGTGCAGGTCCGGGCGGGTGGGGTCGGCGCCGAGCTTGACCCGGAGCGGCTCGCCCGTCTCCCGGCTACGTTCGAGCTTGCGGCGCAGGTCGTCTCTCGTCACGAGGTCCACGACGCCTCGTTCGAGGATGGCGAGTTGTTCGTCCACGGGAAGATTTCGGCGGATTTCTTGCATGGTGACTCCACAAAAGGGAGGCGGCGCACTGGACTTCTCCCGTGCGCCGCCTCTGGTCTGGATTTCGGGCTGTGCCGACCCTCACCCCACCGTGCGGCGGGGCGGATAGTGCTCCTCAGATGGGGAACGTCGGGTCGGACGCTTCATGCCTGCCAGTCTAGCAACTGATTCCCATTCCTGTGTGGCTCACCCGTTACCCTGCCCAGGTGAAGACGATCCACGAATTGCGCGCCACCTTCCCCCGCCCGGGCCGGGTGGAGTGGATTGGCCTGCGCGAGGCGCGGCGGGGGCCCGTGCTCAGCGTGCCGGGAGCCGAGGCACACCCCCTCGTCGGCCTCCTCGGGGACCACGGCAAGACGCTCCCCGCCCGCGTCCCGGCGTTGACCGGGGACCCCGGTGAGGTCATGCGGGCCGCGCGGCCCGTCCAGCCGATCCCCGGCGGCCCCGGGCGGCGGCAGGTCACCCTCCTCCAGGCCGAACACCTGCCCGTGATCGCGGCGCTGGCAGGGCTGGAGGAGGCGACACCCGAGATGCTGCGGCGCAACCTGCTCGTCTCGGGCATTCCGCTTCTGGCACTCAAGGAGGCGCGCATGCAGATCGGGGAGGTCGTGCTGGAGGGGACGGGAGAGTGCCACCCCTGCTCGCGGATGGAGGAGACGCTGGGGCCGGGCGGGTACAACGCGGTGCGCGGGCACGGGGGCCTGACGGCGCGGGTGCTGAGAGGCGGCGTCATCCGCGTGGGGGACGAGGTGAGGCCCCTCCCGTGAGTCCCTCTCCCGGTGCCGTGGCTCCGCCCCCCTCCCGACCACCGCGCTCGCCGACGCTCGCCCGCGCCTTCGTCGCCCTCTTCACCTCGGCCGCCCAACCGGCGCACGTCACCACCGGGAACACCTTGCGGCACCTGGGGGAGGAGAGCACGACGAGGCAGCTTCTGATCGCCGCCATGATCCTCGCGGCCGGGGGGGACAGTCTGCCCGCCCACGGGGAAGCCGATGCTGGCCCCTGCCCTTGACGCCCGGCTGGAAGCGGTGCTCGCCCTGGTGGAGGCAGAGGCACACGCGGACATCGGCTCGGACCACGCCCACCTCCCCATCCGCCTGATTCGGGAGGGGCGGGCGGGGCGCTGCGTCGTCGTCGAACTCAACCCCGGTCCCCTGGCGCTGGCGAGGCGCAACGTGGCCCGGGCCCGGTTGCACGACCACATCGAGGTCCGCGAGGGGGACGGCTTCGCCCCCCTCCTCCCCGGCGAGGTCGACAGCGCGAGCGTGAGCGGGATGGGCGCGGGGACGATCACGGGCATCCTGCGCCGGGCGGGGGAGAGGTTGCCGCCCGCCCTCGTGCTGCAACCGAACGACTCCGCCCGGACCCTACGCTTATGGGCGCGGGAAAACGGCCACCACCTGAAGGCCGAGCGTCTGATCCCCGGCCACTGGCCCTACCCCGTACTGCGCCTGGAGCGCCGGGACGGCCCCGACCCGGCCTACGCGGACCTTCCCGAACAAGCCGCCCTGCGTTACGGCCCCCACCTCCTGCGCGAGGGGTCGGAGGTGTTGTTGAAGCTGGTGCGGGCCGACATCGCGCGCCTCACTCCCCTCGCCGCTCCGGGACGCACCGCCGGGGTGGAGCTGGACGCGGCGTTGTCGGCCCTCGCGGTGCTGGGCGGGCAATAAAGCGGGCAATAAAAAAGCCGCCTCTCAGGCGGTGATGTCAAAAGAATAGCGTGGTATGCACGGGTTGTCAACCCTATGCGCCGGGCGCCCGTGAACCCGGAGTACAGGGCGCGTGACGCCTCCTTACGGTCGCTGTCCCCCAGTGTCCTCCTCCAGCCTCTCCAGCATCCGGCGGAACACGTTGAGCGTCCCCTCCCCGTGGAGCACGAGGCGGACCGTCAGGTCGGGGTGGCGGGCCAGTTCCTCGCGCAGGGTCCGCAGGGTGACCCACGCCGCCGCCTCCAGCGGGTAGCCGTACACGCCCGTGCTGATGGCGGGGAAGGCAACCGAGGTGCAGCCGTGCTCCACGGCCAGGCGCACGCTTTCGCGGTATGCACCCGCCAGCAGTCCCG from Deinococcus aetherius includes:
- a CDS encoding MOSC domain-containing protein gives rise to the protein MKTIHELRATFPRPGRVEWIGLREARRGPVLSVPGAEAHPLVGLLGDHGKTLPARVPALTGDPGEVMRAARPVQPIPGGPGRRQVTLLQAEHLPVIAALAGLEEATPEMLRRNLLVSGIPLLALKEARMQIGEVVLEGTGECHPCSRMEETLGPGGYNAVRGHGGLTARVLRGGVIRVGDEVRPLP
- the eno gene encoding phosphopyruvate hydratase — encoded protein: MNIEKVIAREVLDSRGNPTVEAEVHLDSGFSGRAIVPSGASTGSHEALELRDGGPRYGGKGVQQAVQNVNEVLGPAVVGLDASEQGAVDAAMLEADGSPNKGRLGGNAILAVSLATARAAANELGVPLYRYLGGSNAKTLPVPMMNVINGGAHADNSVDFQEFMVMPVGAPTFREGLRYGAETFHALKKVLSGRGYNTNVGDEGGFAPDLKSNEEALEVLLEAIQKAGYEPGQDICIALDPAVTELYKDGQYVLESEGRTLSTGEMVDFWADWSSRYPIVSIEDGLAEDDWDGWRLLTQRIGDRVQLVGDDLFVTNPERLSRGIETGVGNAILVKVNQIGSLTESMDAIELAKRNRYGTIISHRSGESEDTFIADLAVATNAGQIKTGSASRSDRVAKYNQLLRIEDALGASAVYLGRKALR
- the pyk gene encoding pyruvate kinase — encoded protein: MKHFDRATKIVATVGPASRSPEVLGRMIDAGLNVVRMNFSHGDPEDHRQTVQMVRELAARKGVTVGILQDLQGPKIRVGRFREGAVTLEPGQKFTITMDDVEGDETRVSSTYRGLALDVHPGMTLLLDDGNLNLRVDQVRGNDVQTTVVIGGVLKNNKGINVPQADLAVPALSDKDVQDMEFGAGLGVDWVALSFVRSRDDLLLARHYLARFGSRAKLMAKIEKPQAVDRFEDILREVDGIMVARGDLGVEMRPEQVPTIQKRLIRLCREVGKPVITATQMLESMINLPRPTRAEASDVANAIYDGTDAVMLSAESAAGHYPVEAVAMMDRIAREAEGSEHYKVLQRQVVIETELAQDSIAAAACSIGEKLDTPVIVTFTSTGGAATRIAKNRPPLAILALTPNEQTRNQLALSWGVVPMLSEDPHDTDDMVRIANDELKKSGLADVGDRYVITAGVPFGVRGTTNMLRVERLREEDLSDRV
- the dnaA gene encoding chromosomal replication initiator protein DnaA, which codes for MLAPVRFEGEVRLITQEIWADVLGYVRKNITEVEYHTWFAPMKNLGVQEGSLVLGVRNSFAQDFVRRQYQGLLEDALRSLGAQHPQVSFQVLPAVQEAMILPQDPPPPPSPPGGKPPPRSPVILVPGENRKTLNPKYTFENFVVGPNNNLANAAALAVADAPGKAYNPLFIYGDVGLGKTHLMHAVGHYMAERFPEKRIEYVSTESFTNDLINAIRDDRMTQFRNRYRSVDLLLVDDIQFLGGKERTQEEFFHTFNALYESHKQIILSSDRPPKDIETLAGRLRSRFEWGLITDIQTPEFETRVAILKMNAEHNRIDIPQEVLELIARQVTSNIRELEGALMRVVAFASLNNVPFSRAVAARALSNVFTPHEVKIEMMDVLRQVASHFNLPPDVIRGSGRVREVVVPRQVAMYLVRELTSHSLPEIGQFFGRDHSTVMHAVSKVTEQLGKDEELTAALDTLRRQIKGVEDEEIGA
- a CDS encoding tRNA (adenine(22)-N(1))-methyltransferase TrmK, which produces MLAPALDARLEAVLALVEAEAHADIGSDHAHLPIRLIREGRAGRCVVVELNPGPLALARRNVARARLHDHIEVREGDGFAPLLPGEVDSASVSGMGAGTITGILRRAGERLPPALVLQPNDSARTLRLWARENGHHLKAERLIPGHWPYPVLRLERRDGPDPAYADLPEQAALRYGPHLLREGSEVLLKLVRADIARLTPLAAPGRTAGVELDAALSALAVLGGQ
- the tyrS gene encoding tyrosine--tRNA ligase; the protein is MQEIRRNLPVDEQLAILERGVVDLVTRDDLRRKLERSRETGEPLRVKLGADPTRPDLHLGHAVILRKMRQFQDLGHKVIMLIGDFTAMIGDPSGKSKTRPPLTLEETRANARSYLDQCKLVLRDDPEVLEIRYNGEWLEPMGYADVIRLASRYTVARIMERDDFKKRFEGGVPIAVHELLYPLTQGYDSVALRSDVELGGTDQLFNNLVGRALQRDDGQEPQVVMTLPLLVGLDGVEKMSKSLGNYIGLTDEPHLMFAGLMKVPDPLLENYLTLLTDLPRERTLELLAGHPVAAHRELAREVVAWLHPDADPGAAEARFRSVAKGGIPENIPTVTVPASELNPEGKISMARLAVLAGFEPSLGAARKLIQNRGLRLDGEPYLEPQGTLTLEGGGAVIQKGKDRFARLVPGS
- a CDS encoding macro domain-containing protein, translating into MTLELVQGDIGRERTCAVVTAANKELAGGGGVDGVIHRAAGPELLRSIRRIGGTKVGTAVITPAFHLEEQGVRFVIHAVGPIWRGGTQGEAGLLAGAYRESVRLAVEHGCTSVAFPAISTGVYGYPLEAAAWVTLRTLREELARHPDLTVRLVLHGEGTLNVFRRMLERLEEDTGGQRP
- the dnaN gene encoding DNA polymerase III subunit beta, coding for MRAHVTKKTLSEGLGLLERVVPSRSSNPLLTSLKVEPSEAGLTLSGTNLEIDLSCFVPAEVQDPQSFVVPAHLFAQIVRNLGGELVELELSGAELAVRAGGSDFKLQTGDLGAYPPLSFPNHADLSLDAAELSRALGSVRYAASNEAFQAVFRGIKLEHRATGARVVASDGYRVAIRDFPANGDGRSLIVPARSADELIRVLKDGEARFTYGEGMLSVTTDRVRMNLKLLDGDFPDYERVIPKDIKLQVTLPATALKEAVGRVAVLADKNANNRVEFLVTEGKLRLAAEGDYGRAQDTVDVVQGGPEPAMSLAFNARHVLDALGPVEGDAELLFSGSTSPAIFRGSGGGGYMAVIVTLRV